From a region of the Thermoanaerobaculia bacterium genome:
- a CDS encoding OmpA family protein, whose protein sequence is MKRVNLAVTAVMITALAGWGCATKKYVAGEVGQVSTRVDGVQTQVEDAQTKIKVHEGRISKNEQDTAAASKTAKEALDRAVAAGRLAEGKLLYETVLSDDKVKFGFDKAELSAEAKAALDAFAAQLKTENRNVYVEVQGHTDNVGGELYNEKLGKQRAESVEEYLAKQGIPLFRIESISYGESEPVADNKTREGRAQNRRVVLVVLQ, encoded by the coding sequence ATGAAAAGAGTGAATCTGGCGGTGACGGCAGTGATGATCACGGCGTTGGCGGGCTGGGGATGCGCCACCAAGAAGTACGTGGCGGGCGAAGTGGGCCAGGTCAGCACGCGCGTCGACGGTGTGCAGACCCAGGTCGAGGATGCGCAGACCAAGATCAAGGTGCACGAGGGCCGTATCAGCAAGAACGAGCAGGACACCGCCGCGGCGTCCAAGACCGCCAAGGAGGCGCTCGACCGCGCCGTCGCCGCCGGCCGCCTCGCCGAGGGCAAGCTCCTCTACGAGACCGTGCTCTCCGACGACAAGGTGAAGTTCGGCTTCGACAAGGCGGAGCTCTCGGCCGAGGCCAAGGCGGCACTCGACGCTTTCGCGGCGCAGCTGAAGACCGAGAATCGCAACGTCTACGTCGAAGTCCAGGGCCATACCGACAACGTCGGCGGCGAGCTCTACAACGAGAAGCTCGGCAAGCAGCGCGCCGAGTCCGTCGAGGAGTACCTCGCCAAGCAGGGCATCCCGCTCTTCCGTATCGAGTCGATCTCGTACGGCGAGTCGGAGCCGGTGGCCGACAACAAGACGCGCGAGGGCCGCGCCCAGAACCGCCGCGTGGTCCTGGTCGTCCTGCAGTAG
- a CDS encoding VWA domain-containing protein yields the protein MFIVGSPPAEATRARRRRSARRLAALAVLALVQLALGVPARLAGEVPAEQSTPTFSDEVQVAWILVPVIVKGPSGYLNGLEREDFDLKVDGRSIRFPDFEPRGEAPWSLVFLQDLSGSMGVGGRLEASHEAIDYFLDAARPGDEFSLATFAGEDTNIDVPFTEDLEALRESVASWEGYGKTALHDAVALLPRISGDSRNVKRAVVLITDGVDNASTVTAAAAREIVRQAQLPVYVFGLESGDPFAAPTSADGVYSYADMLNLLAHMTGGRYFAIASPDDMKEACASVAEDLRYQYVLGFETQGTGKNAFRTIQVQVRAKKARQVLSRKGYQGLPPASGSK from the coding sequence ATGTTCATCGTCGGGTCTCCCCCGGCCGAGGCTACCAGAGCCCGGCGGCGGCGATCCGCCCGGCGCCTGGCCGCCCTCGCCGTTTTGGCGCTGGTGCAGTTGGCGCTCGGCGTTCCGGCGCGCCTCGCTGGCGAAGTCCCTGCGGAACAGTCCACACCGACCTTCTCCGACGAGGTCCAGGTCGCCTGGATTCTCGTGCCGGTCATCGTCAAGGGCCCGAGTGGCTACCTGAACGGCCTGGAGAGGGAGGATTTCGACCTCAAGGTCGACGGTCGCTCGATCCGCTTCCCCGACTTCGAGCCCCGCGGCGAGGCGCCCTGGAGCCTGGTCTTCCTCCAGGATCTGTCCGGGAGCATGGGGGTCGGCGGACGGCTCGAAGCGAGTCATGAAGCGATCGACTATTTTCTCGACGCAGCGCGGCCGGGAGACGAGTTCTCGCTGGCGACCTTCGCGGGCGAGGACACCAACATCGATGTCCCGTTCACCGAGGATCTCGAAGCCCTGCGGGAATCGGTCGCCTCCTGGGAGGGCTACGGCAAGACCGCGCTGCACGACGCGGTGGCCCTCCTGCCGCGCATCTCGGGCGACAGCCGGAACGTCAAGCGGGCCGTCGTCCTGATCACCGATGGGGTCGACAACGCCAGCACGGTGACCGCGGCGGCGGCGCGGGAGATCGTGCGCCAGGCGCAGCTCCCGGTCTACGTGTTCGGACTCGAATCCGGCGACCCCTTTGCCGCACCGACCTCCGCCGACGGGGTCTACAGTTATGCCGACATGCTGAATCTGCTCGCCCACATGACCGGCGGACGGTACTTCGCGATCGCCAGTCCCGACGACATGAAGGAGGCCTGCGCGTCGGTGGCGGAGGACCTGCGCTACCAGTACGTTCTCGGCTTCGAGACCCAGGGCACGGGCAAGAACGCTTTTCGGACGATCCAGGTTCAGGTTCGCGCCAAGAAGGCAAGGCAGGTTCTTTCGAGGAAAGGCTATCAGGGGCTCCCCCCCGCGTCGGGCTCGAAGTGA
- a CDS encoding TlpA family protein disulfide reductase, with protein MTILRASGGLGRGVRSLLVGVAAAVLLLAAGCGGAGERAGAGGGAELVPMPEFTLASLGGESLGKADFAGKVVLFDFWATWCGPCHLQADILKEIYPGAAKRGVEFVAVSTGEEAETVRNFVARRPFPYAVLVDPEEVLGTALEILALPTLVVMDARGQIAYRHTGVADAETIEAALRAAAGAAEATAAAVAVAPAASGS; from the coding sequence ATGACGATTCTTCGTGCTTCGGGCGGCCTCGGCCGCGGAGTCCGGTCTCTGCTGGTCGGCGTCGCCGCGGCGGTTCTCCTCTTGGCGGCCGGGTGCGGTGGGGCCGGGGAACGAGCGGGTGCCGGCGGCGGGGCTGAGCTCGTGCCGATGCCGGAGTTCACTCTCGCTTCGCTCGGGGGGGAGAGTCTCGGCAAGGCGGACTTCGCGGGCAAGGTCGTGCTCTTCGACTTCTGGGCGACCTGGTGCGGGCCCTGCCATCTCCAGGCCGACATCCTCAAAGAGATCTACCCCGGCGCGGCGAAGCGCGGCGTCGAGTTCGTGGCGGTCTCGACGGGCGAGGAGGCCGAGACGGTGCGCAACTTCGTCGCGAGGCGTCCGTTCCCCTACGCGGTGCTGGTCGACCCGGAGGAGGTCCTGGGCACCGCGCTCGAGATCCTGGCCCTGCCGACCCTCGTGGTCATGGACGCCCGGGGGCAGATCGCCTATCGCCACACCGGTGTCGCCGACGCCGAGACGATCGAGGCCGCCCTGCGGGCTGCCGCCGGGGCAGCAGAGGCGACGGCGGCAGCGGTCGCGGTCGCCCCGGCGGCTTCAGGAAGCTGA
- a CDS encoding SprT-like domain-containing protein produces MEQLSLLELFSPPRRERRKKVPSTRSTAALERLAAAYLAPLRKLRWLCPRRVRVIFNARLRSTLGRADFTNVTVELNPHLLDRNPQELVPTLVHELCHLAAGPRAGHGPKWKKMMQACGAKPTVCHSLDTSHLRRRRRLWIWRCKSCGEGYPRHHRGARRYRCADCGGRLLVVADPAAGK; encoded by the coding sequence TTGGAGCAACTCTCCCTCCTCGAGCTCTTCTCTCCGCCGCGCCGCGAGCGCCGGAAGAAGGTGCCTTCCACGCGCTCGACGGCGGCGCTCGAGCGTCTCGCCGCCGCGTATCTCGCGCCCTTGCGCAAGCTCCGCTGGCTCTGTCCGCGCCGGGTGCGGGTGATCTTCAACGCGCGCTTGCGCAGCACGCTGGGAAGGGCCGATTTCACGAACGTGACTGTGGAGCTGAATCCTCACCTGCTCGACCGCAATCCGCAGGAGCTCGTGCCGACCCTCGTTCACGAGCTCTGCCACCTGGCGGCCGGTCCGCGCGCCGGCCACGGACCGAAGTGGAAGAAGATGATGCAGGCCTGCGGCGCCAAACCGACGGTGTGCCACAGCCTCGACACCTCGCACCTCCGGCGCCGGCGACGGCTCTGGATCTGGCGCTGCAAGTCGTGCGGCGAGGGCTATCCGCGGCACCATCGCGGGGCGCGGCGCTACCGCTGCGCCGACTGCGGCGGGCGGCTCCTGGTGGTAGCGGATCCGGCGGCCGGAAAGTAG